A window of Corynebacterium stationis genomic DNA:
GCCGGAATCATTAGATCTATGTCCAAAAAAGGGTGTTCACCAGATAACTCAGCTTGTGAGGGCTTCTTTGGCCGGATGAAAAATGAAATGTACTACCACAAGATTTGGCACAGGGTAGATGAGCTTGAAGAAGCAGTAAATTCCTACATTGAGTTTTACAACAAAGTCAGAATTAAAGACTCTCTCGGCGGAATAAGCATCCATGCACACCGAAACCTGATAGCTTCATAACCGAAACAATCCTAAAAACAGTCCGCATCCCCTTCGTGGTGCGGCTACCGTTCGCCGAATGTTTTCGAAGCCGCCGGATCGGTTACACTAACTATCGCATCTTGATTAAATCCCCGTGTCCACTTTCCGGGGTTCGGGCCCGCGTATCGCTTCCTGGATTTCTAGACACGCAGTTTCATCTCGGCGTCGGGATCCAAGTCAGCAGATGTCTCAGTCACCTCGTTGAACGCGAATATCTTCAAGGCCTGTCTCGGCGATGGTGACCTCCTTGTCACCGACCTTCACCCGTAACATGCCCGCCACAGGAACGCCCGGCACGGTCAGGCGTGTGCCGGGCACTATTCCATGGTCAGCCAGGTAGCGCAGCAGCTGCGGGTCCCGGTCATCAATCTGCTCGACTGTGACCGACTCTCCCTCGCCGACCGCGGCAAGGCTGACCCCCTCCACTTTCTTGACCTGCCCCTGGGCGTCCGGGATGGGGTCTCCGTGCGGGTCACGGTCGGGATGTTCCAGATGGGCCTCGATGCGTGCCAGGAACCGGTCCGAGACGGCGTGTTCGAGAAGCTCCGCGTCCTCGTGCACCTCATCCCACGTGTAGTCGAGCACCCGGACCAGAAAGGTCTCCAGCAGCCGGTGGCGCCGCACCATGGCCACCGCCAGCTCCCGCCCCTCCGGGGTCAGCATGACCCCGCGGTAAGGCTCCTGTTTGACCAGCCCCTTGTTGGCCAGACGCCGGATCGCCTCGGAGGCGGTCGTTGTCTTCTGTCCCACTCGAGCGGCCAGTTCCCCGAGGGGGGCGGATCCGCCGGAGTACTCGGTGGCGGTCCAGATCGCCTTCAGATAGTCCTGTGATCGGTCGGGCAGGTCGCTTACGTGCATGCTCCCCAGTTTATCGGACCCCGTCGGGGGTGGAACCCCACTTGCCGAGCGGAAAGTTCATGGTTAGGATTACCGAAAGCTCAATATAATGAACTTTCATATTCATTTCCACCTAGGAGAGTTGATGTGACCCGGAGACGACACCTGCTGACCGCCACCGCCGTGGCCACGGATGGCGATGCCCTCCTCGAGGTGTACGCCACCACCGGTTACCTGGCCGACGCCGTCGCCCACATCGCCCCCGAGGCCGAGGTGGCCCCCATGGTGGGCCCGGGCGGGGACCGGCAGCGGCCGTCGGCGAGCTGCTCCCTGAGGAGCTGCTGATGGATTGGCCCGAGACCGACGATGAGGGCAACGCGCTATTTGGCCCGCACATCTGGAATGGCCCGGAGGCCTGGTCCCGGGTCGTCGGACAAAACGATGATGGTTGACCAGGCAGCGCAGTAAAGCTGGACAGAACGAAGTTTTTGTAACGACTGTTTGACAAGGTGTGAGACAACGAGATGAGTGCCGGAATCGCCGAGCCCAAAACCCGGGGCCGCAAGACCGCTTGGCTGCTTGGCCCTGCCTTGGTGGCGGGGGTCGCTTACCTTGATCCGGGCAATGTGGCGGTCAATATGTCAGCAGGAGCGCAGTTTGGGTACTTGCTGGTGTGGGTGATTGTTGCGGCCAATATGGCGGCTTGGTTGATCCAGTACATGTCCGCGAAGTTGGGCTTGGCCACGGGGTCGAGCATGGCTGAGCTCCTGGGGAAGCGCATCAAGAGCCGACCAGGTCGGGTCCTATACGGACTGCAGGCGCAGTTCGTGGCGATCGCCACTGATATTGCCGAGGTAATCGGCGGAGCGGTAGCCCTGTGGATCCTGTTCGACATTCCACTCGTGATGGGGGCGATCATCACGGGCTTGATCTCCACTATCTTGCTTCTGGTACAGGCTAGGCGGGACGCGAAGACCTTCGAGTTCGCGATCATCGGCCTGATGATGGTCATCGTGGTCGGATTTTGTTACGGCCTGTTCCTGGCGCCGCCCGAACCCGGTGCTGTCCTTGAGGGGATGATTCCTCGGTTCGATGGTACTCAGTCGGTGCTGCTTGCAGCGAGCATCTTGGGGGCGACGGTTATGCCGCATGCGATCTACGCCCACTCTTCACTTGCCCGTGACCGCTTCGGAATCGATAAGACCTATCCGTTGCCGCGGCTGATTCGAGCCACTCGAGTCGATGTCACGATCGCGCTCACGATCGCAGGATCCGTCAACCTGGTGATGCTGCTCGTTGCTGCGACCGTTCTTCCCGGGGTATCGGGCACCGATACCCTTGAAGGTGCCCACGCCGCCATACAGAATGCGCTTGGAGTTACGGCCGGGTGGATGTTCGCGATCGCACTCCTGGCCTCCGGTCTCGCCTCGACAGCTGTCGGCGCTTATGCTGGGAGCGATATCATGGGCGGTCTCTTCCGCACCCGCCTGAAACTCCTCACCCGACGTCTGATCACCATCATCCCGTCCATCATCGTGCTCGCGATCGGTACCGACCCCACGTATGCCCTGGTGCTGAGTCAGGTGATCCTCTCCTTTGGGATCCCGTTCGCCCTCGTTCCTCTGGTGTGGCTGACCTCGCGAAAAAAGCTCATGGGATCCGCGGTAAATACTTGGTGGACAACGGCGATGGGCTGGCTCGTCACTGCCGGAATCATTGCACTCAACATCGCACTCATCGCGCTCGAAACAGGTATCGTTTGAGCCCATATCGACTGCGCTTTTCATGTCTTTGCGTCCGGCAAGCAACGAATCGGAAGCGGAAGGTTGACGGTTTCCAGTCATCATTGCGAATCCTGACCAGATGAGGGATTCAGATGGTGTGAGGTGGCCTGGGTTGGTCGGAGACTAGGTTTTACCCTAGGAGGAAGATCAGCATGGCACGACCCAGTCAGTACGACGCAGCCACGCAGGACCGCGCGGTGCGCATGTACTTCGAACGCCTGGAGGAAGGCGACATCTCCAAGGCAGGTGCTCGCCGGGAAATCGGCGAGCTTCTCGGCGTGAAGGAATCCACCTTGCGCAACTGGATCCGCAAACAGGAAAAGCAGGCCGAAGCTCCTGAGCCCAGTTCCTTGTCCTACGAGCAACTCCAGGCCGCCTACGACGAGCAGGCCAAGGAAGTGGCCAAGCTGCGACGTGCCAATGAGATTTTGAAGACGGCGTCCTTGGGTTCAATCCGTCAACGCAACATCACTTCGTACTGCTCAGCGGGGGGTACGGAACCCGAGAACCTTGCGGGGACGGTTGTTGAGCTTGTCAGCGACCTCATCAAGATCGGCCTGACTGAAGCCCTTCATCGATGACTTCTTCGGAAAGTACTGCCGCAACAACCGGTTAGTATTCTCGTTTGTTCCACGTTGCCACGGGGAATGAGGATCAGCGAAATACACCTTCATCCCCGTACCGGCAGCGACTTCTTTATGACCGGCCAATTCCATTCCCCGGTCCCACGTCAACGACCGCTTCGCCCTATCCGGCAGATGCCGCAATTCACGAACGAGTCCTGCTGTCACGGATGCCGCATGACGGGAGTGGACGTGCACAACCCGCGTCAACCGAGTCGCGCGTTCGACCACCGTAGCGATCTGCGACTGACCGGAGCCGATGACGAGATCTCCCTCCCAGTGCCCGATCTGGGCCCGGTCATCTCCCTCCGCCGGGCGCTGGGAGATCGGCACGGCGTCTTTGATCTGGGAGCGCCACTGCCCACTGGTCGTGTTGGAGCGTGCCTTCCTGATCGGCCGGCGGGAACGGAGACGTTTCTGCAGGGCTTTCGGCAACACACCCCTGGACTGGATGAACAGTGATTTGTAGATCGACTCGTGAGAGATCTGCATCCGCGAGGTGGGAGAGTAGGTGATCTTGAGTCGTCCGGCGATCTGTTCCGGTGACCAGTCTTCACGCAGGCGCGCGGCCACGTATCCGCGCAGGACCGGGTTCTTGGCGAGTGTGCAGCGTTGCGGTCGTCGGGCACGGCGCCAAGATCGATCATCGGCATCGATGGCGCGGTAAGCCTGACGGCCCTTGTTGCGGTTGATTTCGCGGCTGATGGTCGACGCCGAGCGGTTGAGCATCCGGGCAATGGCGCGGCAGGACATCCCGGCGCTTATACCGCGGGAGATCTCTTCACGCTCTGCCAGCGTAAGAGAGCCTGGGCGGTGTTTCTGCGCGGGAAGATAAATCCCTCCCCGGGGCAGGAGAATGGAAAAGATTGATCCTGGCGGGGAACCGACTTCACGTGATATTTCGCTGAGGGAAGAACCGGTCTTCCATAGATCCCAGACTTTCTGGCGTTGATCTTTGGGTAAGCCTGGCCGTCCGATTGTGGCCATCTGATTCTCCCCTTCATGAGGTGGGCGGAGATGGTGTTGCACTCACGGGTTGAGTCTAAGTCGGCTTTTTCGCTCAGGCGGAGCTCGACCGCAAACTTCGGTGATCGTGGAGTTCATCCGCACCTACCGGAAGCGCTTCGGGGTCGAGCCAATCTGCGAAACCTTGACTGCCCATGGCATCGCGATTGCCCCGAGCACCTTTTACGCCCACCAGGCCCGCGGCTTCGGCCCCTCAGAAGCTGAGCTGGATGAGGCCTACGATGCCCACCGCATCTTTCGGCTGTGGGAGGGAAACCGCAAGGTTTACGGCCGGCGCAAGCTCTGGAAGACCGCCATACGCGACGGCATGACCATCGGGCGTGACCAGGTCGAACGGCTGATGAAGATCACCGGCATCCACGGTGTCTCACGAGGGATGCACTGCAAGAAAACGACCGTGGCCCACCCTGCCCACCGTCGGCACCCGGACCTGATCAACCGGCGGTGGAGCCATCCGACGCGTCCGGATCAGTGGTGGATCGCGGACTTCACCTACGTGTGGACCAGCAAGGGATTCTGCTACGTCGCCTTCATCGTCGACGCGTACTCGCGGATGATCCTCGGCTGGGTGGTCACCCGGATGGTGCTCATGGCCCTGGAACACGCGTTGTTCAGCCGGAAACGGACGCGGATGGGCTTCACCGCCACCGGCATTGTCCATCACTCCGATGCCGGTGCGCAGTACACGTCGCTGGCGTTCACGGACGCGCTGACAGACGCCGGACTGCAGGGCTCGATCGGCTCCGTGGGTGACGCCCTGGACAACGCGATGATGGAGTCGACGATCGGGCTCTACAAAACCGAGCTCATCCGCTTCGATCCACGTCGTACGTGGAGGGATGCCCAGGAGGTCGAAACGGAAACGGCCTCGTGGGTCTACTGGTACAATCACCAGCGTCTGCACTCGTCGATCGGTGACGTTCCCCCGATCGAATACGAGCAGGACTACGAGGAATTCAACATCACCCGAAAAGCCCAGTAAGGCTTTTAACCGTAGTTTCCGAAAAACTCAGGCCGATTCAGTGCGCTGGGCGTGGAAAAAGTCACCGGTGGGGTGGAGCGTCGCTGCTTCGAGCTGATCTGGCAAGGGTTGAGCGGCTCGGCAGCCGCAGTCGAGGTTAGAGTGCCGCTCAGTTGCGGGTCGGTGTGGTTCGTCGACGCTGGCAGCGGGAGATTGATCGACATTTTGATTAGCGGCAGATAGTTGTCGCAGGATGATCGAATAGAGATCGCCGATGGGCTCGACGCTGGCGAGCCGGTGAAGCAGATCGCCGCGCGTATCGGGAACAGCTACCAGAGTGTGGGGGGTGTCCACTAAACGGGGGTCAGGCCCGTCCCGGCGGGCGGCGCGGGCGTCGCGTCCGGCACGCCATTTGTAGTAGCTCGACCGGTTCAAGCCGAGTACCTGGCACAGCCGCTTCACCCCGTGGGTGGTGTGGTGGTCGTCAACGAACTGGAAGCGGCTCACCAGTTCGTCTCTCCCGCGAAATATTTGGCCGCCTTGCGTAAAATGTCGCGTTCGGTCGTCAGCTTCTGCGTTTCGGCTTTCAGGCGTTGGACCTCTGACCGCAGGCGGACCAGCTCCTCTTCGCCAGTTGGCTGCCCGTCCCCTGCGGGAGCTGTGGTCGAAGTGGAGGCCGGAGTCTCGCCGCGTTCTTTACGGGCCTTGTGGACCCAGGTTTTCAGCGTGCCGCGGGCGATCCCAAGGTCTTCCGAGATCGAGGAATACGAGGCTCCCTCGGTGGTCTCGTAGAGCCGGACCGCATCGGCTTTGAACTCATCGGAGTAGGTGTTTTTCGGCATAGTGATCTGCTTTTTCCGGTCCAGTCTGGACCAGTTCCAGCGTGTCCACTAAACGGGGGTCAGGCCCGTTCGTTCGCCCGGTTCGGTTGCCGTTGTGGTTAGGAGCGGGCGAAGCGGGCGATGGCGTCGGTGACTTCCTGGAACTTCGCATCCGCCTCCTCGCCTCCCAGCTGGGCGGCGTCGCGCACACAATGCTTCATGTGGTCATCCAGCAGGCCTAGGGCAACGTTGCGCAGCGCGGAGTTGACCGCGGAGACCTGGGTGAGGATGTCGATGCAGTACTGCTCCTCGTCGACCATGCGGTGAAGACCCCGGACCTGGCCCTCGATGCGCTTGAGGCGGGCGAGGTAGCGGTCCTTGTCGTTGATATAACCGTGGGTGGGGTAGCAGGTGCCTGACGCATCGTCGGCGGGAACGGTCTGATCAGGGGTGAGGGCATCCATGATGGTCTCCTTGCTAAAAGGGGTGGGCCGGTACGTCCTGGGTCAGTGCGCAGTTCGATCAGGAGGACAGGCCCGAGAGTGTGGAACAGGGCGTGGTGACCTGGCGGCCACCACGCCCTGTGACGTTATCCTGCTGGATGGTCGGCAGATATCAGCCTGCGTGGGCGTACTGGGCGGGGTTGGCGTCAAACTTCGGGCCGCAGCCGGGGCAGCAGAGCCAGTAACGCTGGCCCTCGAAGTCACGGTAGAGGCCCTTGGCTTCTGCCTCGGCCTTGATAACCGGGGTGCCGGCCATGACGGGGCATTCGGCCGTCTCGCCGATGGTGCCCTCGGCGTTTGCCGGGGTAGAGGTGAGGGTCAGGGACTCCGGAGCGGAGGTCTGGGTGTTGTCGGAGTGGCCGCAGCCGCAAGAGGAGTCAGACATGGGGTGGGTGTCCTTATCGGTAGAAGGGGATGGGGGTCAGGCGTTGGCCGGCTGCCTGGTGCCGGCCTCAGTCGTGGTCGGTGCGGGGGTTGCCGCACTGTGGCTGGATGTGAATCCGCGCAGGCGCAGGGAGTTGGAGACGACGAACACGGAGGAGAACGCCATGGCGATACCCGCGAGTATCGGGTTGAGCAGGCCTAGGGCGGCGACCGGGATGAGTGCCACATTGTAGGCAAACGCCCAGAACAGGTTGCCCTTGATGGTGCCCAGGGTGCGACGTGACAGTCGGATGGCGTCGACCGTGGAGCGCAGGTCGTTGTTCATCAGGGTGATGTCGGAGGCCTCGATGGCCACGTCGGTGCCCGCCCCCATGGCCAGACCCAGGTCGGCCTGGGCGAGCGCGGCGGCGTCGTTGACCCCGTCGCCGACCATGGCCACGCGCCGGCCGTCGTTCTGCAGGCGCTCGACCTGCGCGACCTTGTCGTCCGGCATGACCTCGGCGATCACGTGATCTGCGTCGATGCCGACCTCCGCGGCCACCGCCTTCGCGGCGCCGGCATTGTCGCCGGTCAGCAGCATCGGGGTCAGGCCCAGCTTCCGCAGTCCGGCGACGGCCTCGGCGGAGGTCGGCTTGACGGTGTCACGGACAGTGATCACCCCGGCGTTGCGGCCGTTGATCTGGATGACCACCGGGGTGCCTCCCAGGTCCTGGGCGTCGGTGAAGGCGGACTGCAGGGGTGCGGGCAGGTCGCCGGCAGGGCGGCCGACGGTGACGGTGTGCCCGTCGACGGTGCCGGTCACGCCCCGGCCGGCGGTGTTGGTAAAGCCGGTGACCTCGGGCAGCGCCCTGGTGCGCTCGCCCTCGCGGGCGATGGCCTGGGCGATGGGGTGCTCGGAGGCGGCTTCGACGGCCGCGGCCTTGGCCAGCACGTCCTCGGCATCGAAGCCCTCGCCGGGGGTCACCCCCGTGACGGACATGACGCCGGAGGTGACGGTGCCGGTTTTGTCCATGACAATGGTGTCGACCTTCTTGGTCGATTCCAGCACTTCCGGGCCCTTGATCAGCAGACCCAGCTGGGCACCCCGGCCGGTGCCCACGAGCAGGGCGGTCGGGGTGGCCAGGCCGAGCGCACACGGGCAGGCGATGATCAGCACGGCGACCGCGGCGGTGAACGCCGGAGCCAAGCCGTGGCCAAGGAAGACGTGGACCAACAGGGTAAGAACGGCCACGACGATGACGACGGGCACAAAGATCTGGGAGATCCGGTCGACCAGGCGCTGGACCGGGGCCTTCTTCGCCTGGGCGTCGGTGACCAGCCGGGCCATCTGCGCCAGGGTGGTCTCGGCACCGGTGCGGGTGACCTCCACCAGCAGCCGGCCCGAGGTATTCAGGGTCGCCCCGGTGACCGTGGAGCCTGCGGTGGCCTCCACGGGCACGGACTCACCGGTGAGCATGGACTCGTCGATGGCGGAGGTACCTTCGGTGACACGGCCGTCGGTGGCGATCTTCTCACCCGGGCGGACGACGAAGACATCCCCGACCTTCAGCTGGCCCACCGGCACGCGAACCTCCGCACCGTCGCGGATGACGGCGGCGTCCTTGGCACCCATATCAAGCAGGGCGCGCAGCGCCGCGGAGGACTGGCCCTTGGCCTTGGTCTCAAACCACCGGCCCAGCAGCAGGAAGGAAATCACCACCGCGGCGGTCTCCAGGTAGATCTCGTCCATTGTGGAGTTTGTCGGCAGCAGGTGCATTTCCATCGTCACGCCCGGCATACCGGCGTTACCGATGAACAGGGCCCACAAC
This region includes:
- a CDS encoding YHS domain-containing protein gives rise to the protein MSDSSCGCGHSDNTQTSAPESLTLTSTPANAEGTIGETAECPVMAGTPVIKAEAEAKGLYRDFEGQRYWLCCPGCGPKFDANPAQYAHAG
- a CDS encoding heavy metal translocating P-type ATPase, whose protein sequence is MTQTQPAVDLLQIDLGVTGMTCTSCSSRVERKLNKLDGAEASVNFATESASVSYDPNKVDPDKLIETVKATGYGAFTMAGADDTPADTGDDGDPASPASEGSGAQGQVDAAREHEAADLKKRLIISALLTVPIVLLSMIPALQFTHWQWAVLTMTTPVFFWGGAPFHRATLVNLRHGAFTMDTLITLGTTAAYLWSLWALFIGNAGMPGVTMEMHLLPTNSTMDEIYLETAAVVISFLLLGRWFETKAKGQSSAALRALLDMGAKDAAVIRDGAEVRVPVGQLKVGDVFVVRPGEKIATDGRVTEGTSAIDESMLTGESVPVEATAGSTVTGATLNTSGRLLVEVTRTGAETTLAQMARLVTDAQAKKAPVQRLVDRISQIFVPVVIVVAVLTLLVHVFLGHGLAPAFTAAVAVLIIACPCALGLATPTALLVGTGRGAQLGLLIKGPEVLESTKKVDTIVMDKTGTVTSGVMSVTGVTPGEGFDAEDVLAKAAAVEAASEHPIAQAIAREGERTRALPEVTGFTNTAGRGVTGTVDGHTVTVGRPAGDLPAPLQSAFTDAQDLGGTPVVIQINGRNAGVITVRDTVKPTSAEAVAGLRKLGLTPMLLTGDNAGAAKAVAAEVGIDADHVIAEVMPDDKVAQVERLQNDGRRVAMVGDGVNDAAALAQADLGLAMGAGTDVAIEASDITLMNNDLRSTVDAIRLSRRTLGTIKGNLFWAFAYNVALIPVAALGLLNPILAGIAMAFSSVFVVSNSLRLRGFTSSHSAATPAPTTTEAGTRQPANA
- a CDS encoding metal-sensitive transcriptional regulator, which encodes MDALTPDQTVPADDASGTCYPTHGYINDKDRYLARLKRIEGQVRGLHRMVDEEQYCIDILTQVSAVNSALRNVALGLLDDHMKHCVRDAAQLGGEEADAKFQEVTDAIARFARS
- a CDS encoding transposase; translated protein: MPKNTYSDEFKADAVRLYETTEGASYSSISEDLGIARGTLKTWVHKARKERGETPASTSTTAPAGDGQPTGEEELVRLRSEVQRLKAETQKLTTERDILRKAAKYFAGETNW
- a CDS encoding Nramp family divalent metal transporter, with translation MSAGIAEPKTRGRKTAWLLGPALVAGVAYLDPGNVAVNMSAGAQFGYLLVWVIVAANMAAWLIQYMSAKLGLATGSSMAELLGKRIKSRPGRVLYGLQAQFVAIATDIAEVIGGAVALWILFDIPLVMGAIITGLISTILLLVQARRDAKTFEFAIIGLMMVIVVGFCYGLFLAPPEPGAVLEGMIPRFDGTQSVLLAASILGATVMPHAIYAHSSLARDRFGIDKTYPLPRLIRATRVDVTIALTIAGSVNLVMLLVAATVLPGVSGTDTLEGAHAAIQNALGVTAGWMFAIALLASGLASTAVGAYAGSDIMGGLFRTRLKLLTRRLITIIPSIIVLAIGTDPTYALVLSQVILSFGIPFALVPLVWLTSRKKLMGSAVNTWWTTAMGWLVTAGIIALNIALIALETGIV
- a CDS encoding IS30 family transposase, with protein sequence MATIGRPGLPKDQRQKVWDLWKTGSSLSEISREVGSPPGSIFSILLPRGGIYLPAQKHRPGSLTLAEREEISRGISAGMSCRAIARMLNRSASTISREINRNKGRQAYRAIDADDRSWRRARRPQRCTLAKNPVLRGYVAARLREDWSPEQIAGRLKITYSPTSRMQISHESIYKSLFIQSRGVLPKALQKRLRSRRPIRKARSNTTSGQWRSQIKDAVPISQRPAEGDDRAQIGHWEGDLVIGSGQSQIATVVERATRLTRVVHVHSRHAASVTAGLVRELRHLPDRAKRSLTWDRGMELAGHKEVAAGTGMKVYFADPHSPWQRGTNENTNRLLRQYFPKKSSMKGFSQADLDEVADKLNNRPRKVLGFRTPR
- a CDS encoding metal-dependent transcriptional regulator, giving the protein MHVSDLPDRSQDYLKAIWTATEYSGGSAPLGELAARVGQKTTTASEAIRRLANKGLVKQEPYRGVMLTPEGRELAVAMVRRHRLLETFLVRVLDYTWDEVHEDAELLEHAVSDRFLARIEAHLEHPDRDPHGDPIPDAQGQVKKVEGVSLAAVGEGESVTVEQIDDRDPQLLRYLADHGIVPGTRLTVPGVPVAGMLRVKVGDKEVTIAETGLEDIRVQRGD
- a CDS encoding helix-turn-helix domain-containing protein, yielding MSQDDRIEIADGLDAGEPVKQIAARIGNSYQSVGGVH